A window from Rhizosphaericola mali encodes these proteins:
- a CDS encoding glycoside hydrolase family 35 protein — MKKIALVLSTFILYFQSYSQITGKHTFALGDSAFLLDGKPLQMISGEMHYTRIPREAWRDRMQKAKAMGINTIGTYVFWNAQEPEKGQFDFNGNNDIAEFVRIAKEEGLWVILRPSPYVCAEWEFGGYPYWLQNEKGLVVRSKNQQYLEEYKKYIIEVGKQLAPYQVNHGGNILMVQIENEYGSYGSDKEYLDINRKMFLEAGFDGLLFTCDPQDAIANGYLPGLLPAINGVDDPKKVKALINKNHDGKGPYYIAEWYPAWFDWWGTKHHTVPAEKYTPALDAVLGAGISINMYMFHGGTTRDFMNGANFNQSNILTSDPNNHPFEPQISSYDYDAPLDEAGNPTDKYVQFRNVIAKHLPKGVILPAIPVKKPTTIIQNIEWKSNATIFDNLPKPVNNNTPLTFEDLHQAYGFVLYRTKISEIEKGYLKLNELRDYAVIFINGIKIGTLDRRLYQDSLLIDENIKDATLDILVENLGRINFGPFLLKNKKGITQNVTNNGKEINNWQMYSLPFATEPKITNSPTDKEKPILKQGVFMLKAVGDSYLDMSQWGKGIVWINGHNLGRYWKVGPQQTLYVPIEWLKKGKNKITVLELIKPQQTDLEGIDHPILDKLQ; from the coding sequence GTGAAAAAAATAGCATTAGTACTAAGTACATTTATTTTATATTTTCAAAGTTATAGTCAAATAACTGGCAAACATACATTTGCACTTGGCGATAGCGCATTCCTACTAGATGGTAAACCATTACAAATGATCTCAGGGGAAATGCACTATACTAGAATTCCTAGAGAAGCATGGAGAGATCGTATGCAAAAAGCAAAAGCAATGGGCATCAATACTATTGGCACCTATGTTTTTTGGAATGCGCAAGAACCAGAAAAAGGGCAATTCGATTTTAACGGTAACAACGACATCGCTGAGTTTGTCAGAATTGCCAAAGAAGAAGGGCTTTGGGTTATACTACGCCCCTCTCCTTATGTATGTGCAGAGTGGGAATTTGGTGGTTATCCCTACTGGTTACAAAATGAAAAAGGCCTGGTCGTAAGGAGCAAAAACCAACAATATTTAGAGGAGTATAAAAAATACATCATTGAAGTAGGTAAGCAATTAGCGCCTTATCAAGTCAATCATGGAGGCAACATTTTGATGGTGCAAATAGAGAATGAATATGGTTCCTATGGCAGCGATAAAGAATATCTTGACATCAACCGAAAAATGTTCCTAGAAGCAGGTTTTGATGGTTTGCTATTTACTTGTGATCCCCAAGATGCCATAGCCAATGGGTATTTACCCGGATTACTACCCGCAATAAATGGCGTTGATGATCCTAAAAAAGTAAAAGCATTAATCAATAAAAACCATGATGGAAAAGGTCCATACTATATTGCAGAATGGTACCCAGCGTGGTTTGATTGGTGGGGGACTAAACATCATACGGTTCCCGCAGAAAAATATACACCAGCCTTAGATGCGGTCTTAGGTGCCGGTATTTCCATAAATATGTATATGTTTCATGGAGGTACGACGCGAGATTTTATGAATGGTGCGAATTTTAACCAAAGTAATATACTCACTTCGGATCCTAATAACCATCCTTTCGAACCACAGATTAGTAGTTATGACTATGATGCCCCATTGGATGAGGCAGGAAATCCAACTGACAAATATGTGCAATTTAGAAATGTAATTGCCAAACATTTACCTAAAGGTGTTATCCTACCAGCCATACCAGTAAAGAAACCAACAACAATTATTCAAAACATAGAATGGAAAAGTAATGCCACTATATTTGATAATTTACCCAAACCAGTCAACAACAACACACCATTGACGTTCGAGGATTTACATCAAGCATATGGTTTTGTTTTATATAGGACTAAAATCAGCGAAATAGAAAAAGGTTATTTAAAATTAAACGAACTAAGAGATTACGCAGTAATATTTATCAATGGAATCAAGATAGGGACGCTCGATAGAAGACTATATCAAGACAGTCTATTGATAGATGAAAATATTAAGGATGCAACACTAGATATTTTAGTCGAAAACCTTGGACGTATCAATTTTGGACCTTTTTTACTAAAAAACAAAAAAGGAATTACTCAAAATGTTACTAACAATGGTAAAGAGATCAATAATTGGCAAATGTATTCTCTACCATTTGCAACTGAGCCTAAAATAACGAATAGTCCTACCGATAAAGAAAAACCAATTTTAAAGCAGGGCGTATTTATGTTAAAAGCAGTCGGAGATTCTTATTTGGATATGTCGCAGTGGGGTAAAGGTATCGTTTGGATAAATGGCCATAACCTTGGTCGTTATTGGAAAGTAGGACCGCAACAAACATTGTATGTTCCTATAGAATGGCTCAAAAAGGGAAAAAATAAAATTACCGTATTAGAATTAATCAAACCGCAACAAACGGATTTGGAAGGTATAGACCACCCCATTTTAGATAAACTACAATAA
- a CDS encoding DUF4861 family protein: MVRKYWSKITISAFILLCTNNNFAQSLSFSIKNNLDLARQNELVEIPMNQLQNKGWDISNLTRTDNFQILVDGKNIETQLLDKNLDGKYDAILFLTSLNSKELKHYQIISASNNSDNIIPKAHVRMKLKDDKDNFGPSVASLEMPFQNAPTDFSKAALPPYLTEGPAWENQKNAFRLYFDTRNTIDIYGKRIPGMVMDSVGANPAHSYHHLADWGMDILHVVKSLGAGSLAIQTKDLNGKDTLIRLGGKQIKHESYQQIADGPLYAELQMKYSWEVNNRPITITQNFSIWGEEYYYKSDVIIEGLPKGSVLFTGIGDFYDNEVNNFTTKNFAVTSSFGKQSENKDELGMAIGIPLNSFYKFLEAPKKYSDITETHLIGEKIIKSKQISYYFFSCWSKTDTNFLSENYFNNYLKKTFLKIEQPLLIHWEK; this comes from the coding sequence ATGGTTCGAAAATATTGGTCAAAAATTACTATTTCAGCCTTTATCCTGCTTTGTACAAATAATAATTTTGCACAAAGTTTATCCTTTTCGATCAAAAACAATTTGGATCTAGCACGTCAAAATGAGTTAGTTGAAATTCCAATGAATCAACTGCAAAATAAAGGTTGGGATATTTCCAATCTTACCCGCACAGATAATTTTCAAATATTAGTGGATGGAAAAAATATAGAAACCCAATTATTGGATAAAAATTTAGATGGAAAATATGATGCAATTCTATTTTTAACATCCTTAAACTCAAAAGAACTTAAACATTATCAGATAATATCGGCGTCCAATAATTCGGATAATATCATCCCAAAAGCGCATGTCAGGATGAAACTCAAGGATGACAAAGATAATTTTGGTCCAAGTGTAGCAAGCCTTGAGATGCCTTTTCAAAATGCGCCAACAGATTTTTCCAAAGCTGCATTGCCTCCTTATTTGACAGAAGGTCCAGCATGGGAAAATCAAAAAAATGCATTTAGACTCTATTTTGACACGAGAAACACCATTGATATATATGGAAAACGCATTCCAGGAATGGTAATGGACTCCGTCGGTGCAAATCCGGCCCATAGTTATCATCATTTAGCGGATTGGGGAATGGATATTTTGCATGTTGTCAAGTCGCTTGGCGCCGGTTCTTTGGCTATTCAAACCAAGGATTTAAATGGCAAAGACACATTGATAAGACTCGGTGGTAAACAAATCAAACATGAATCCTATCAGCAAATTGCAGATGGTCCATTGTACGCGGAATTACAAATGAAATATAGTTGGGAAGTGAATAACCGACCAATCACAATTACGCAAAATTTCTCTATTTGGGGAGAAGAATATTATTACAAAAGCGATGTAATTATTGAAGGTCTACCCAAGGGAAGTGTTTTATTTACTGGTATTGGAGATTTTTATGATAATGAAGTAAATAATTTCACTACCAAAAATTTCGCAGTCACTTCTTCATTTGGAAAACAATCTGAAAATAAGGATGAATTAGGAATGGCAATTGGCATACCTTTAAATAGTTTCTACAAATTTTTAGAGGCACCCAAAAAATATAGTGATATTACAGAAACACATTTAATCGGAGAAAAAATAATAAAATCTAAGCAGATATCTTATTATTTCTTTAGTTGTTGGAGTAAGACAGATACTAATTTTTTAAGTGAAAATTATTTTAATAATTACCTTAAAAAGACCTTTCTTAAAATCGAGCAACCGTTATTAATACATTGGGAAAAATAA